A single region of the Penaeus vannamei isolate JL-2024 chromosome 23, ASM4276789v1, whole genome shotgun sequence genome encodes:
- the LOC113824896 gene encoding WD repeat-containing protein 36: MSEGSRIFTPYRALGLVSNGIPLAIRYIERRKENLIVTAVGNSFHTYSGNKLVLLTVSNPHPSPIVALSADAYHIYTSCDKVIYAWRRGTEIKHKYVGHQADVHLMLPFGPLLISVDRLNNLRVWDIKDESLHLDMEFQSKSFEISAIVHPATYLNKILLGSKQGQLQLWNLKTCKLLYTFAGWDSEVVTMEQAPAQDVIGIGLANGRIILHNLKFDETVVEFKQDWGRVTGISFRTDGFPVMITGSEMGHIAQWDLQERKLASQIRNAHDSAVAGIACFPNEPLMVTNSRDNTVKIWIFDMLDRGGRLLKFRDGHSAPPLSIRFHGSFGGKIITAGEDSSMRIFHKINNVLSSSLGQASYNRKASKRSKASSEALKMPPITKFTSETTREKSWDSLAAVHRGTPIVTTWSVDKQKMGEHKLMHERFKDKTIRRVTGTCVELSICGNFVIIGYDSGHLDKYNIQSGIYRGTFGTPIAHEDGVRDVVADGLNKFVVSGGENGELKWWKLSTCEEVHTLALEECITRMVLQRDSGLLAIAMEDWSIHIVDVDTQTVVRRLYGHRNQVSDISFSHDSRWLISSSLDKTVRTWDIPSSACVDCFSLPIPATSLAMSPVGDFLATIHADKLGVYLWSNQGCYHHLSLRPLPQDFEASIVGLPSTAADASHLPPKEGEELAELPKEDEIDDGEEYKSPEQISEELVTLALLPTSRWLNLLNLDVIKKKNKPTEVKIPKAAPFFLPTVPGLEFKFASEEKTDSDKTKVKVARSFEVLTDFGKKLKAGEFHESLRMLIEMGPSGIEVEIRSLDPDIGGSEDLLLKFLEMIKFALDRNMYFEAVQGYLSLFLKLHAEYVMSNGNVRETCETLAGVQGKAWNSVCEEIDQTLALVSYFKNAALINF, translated from the coding sequence ATGTCAGAAGGAAGTAGAATCTTCACGCCCTACAGAGCCCTGGGCTTGGTGAGCAATGGAATTCCTTTGGCGATTCGTTATattgagagaagaaaggaaaatctgATCGTGACGGCCGTGGGGAATTCCTTCCATACGTACAGCGGTAACAAGCTCGTACTTTTGACTGTAAGTAACCCTCACCCGAGCCCCATAGTAGCTCTCAGTGCCGATGCCTACCACATCTACACGTCTTGTGACAAGGTGATATATGCCTGGCGTCGTGGCACGGAGATCAAACATAAGTATGTTGGCCACCAAGCTGATGTTCATCTCATGCTGCCGTTCGGTCCCCTCTTGATATCGGTTGACAGGCTGAATAACTTGCGTGTTTGGGATATCAAAGATGAGTCACTCCACCTGGATATGGAATTTCAGAGCAAGTCCTTTGAGATTTCGGCGATAGTTCACCCAGCAACGTACCTCAATAAGATCCTGTTAGGCAGTAAGCAAGGTCAGTTGCAGTTGTGGAACCTGAAGACGTGCAAGCTCCTGTACACATTTGCAGGATGGGATTCAGAAGTGGTTACGATGGAGCAGGCTCCAGCTCAAGATGTGATAGGCATTGGGTTGGCCAATGGCAGAATTATTCTACATAATTTAAAATTTGATGAGACTGTTGTGGAATTTAAGCAAGACTGGGGCAGGGTGACAGGAATTAGCTTCCGAACAGATGGATTTCCTGTGATGATAACAGGAAGTGAAATGGGGCACATTGCACAGTGGGACTTACAAGAGAGAAAACTGGCCTCACAGATACGTAATGCTCATGACAGTGCAGTTGCTGGCATTGCATGCTTTCCAAATGAGCCCTTGATGGTCACAAATTCAAGGGATAATACTGTCAAGATATGGATATTTGATATGCTGGATAGAGGAGGACGATTACTCAAGTTTAGGGATGGTCACTCAGCACCACCTCTTTCAATCAGATTCCATGGAAGTTTTGGAGGTAAAATTATTACTGCTGGTGAAGATTCCTCCATGAGAATTTTCCACAAGATCAATAATGTTTTAAGTAGTAGTTTGGGACAGGCTTCCTACAATCGCAAAGCATCAAAGAGGAGTAAGGCATCATCAGAAGCCTTGAAAATGCCCCCAATTACTAAATTTACATCAGaaacaacaagagaaaagagTTGGGACAGTCTTGCAGCAGTTCACCGTGGCACACCAATTGTTACAACATGGTCAGTAGACAAACAGAAAATGGGAGAGCACAAGTTGATGCATGAACGCTTTAAGGACAAGACCATACGTCGTGTAACTGGGACATGTGTGGAACTTAGTATTTGTGGGAATTTTGTAATAATTGGCTATGATTCTGGTcatttagataaatataatatacagtcTGGAATATACAGAGGAACCTTTGGTACACCTATTGCTCATGAAGATGGGGTTAGAGATGTTGTGGCAGATGGGCTAAATAAGTTTGTGGTATCTGGAGGTGAAAATGGAGAGCTAAAGTGGTGGAAGTTAAGTACGTGTGAAGAAGTCCATACACTAGCATTAGAAGAATGCATAACAAGAATGGTGTTGCAGCGAGATTCTGGACTCTTAGCAATTGCCATGGAAGACTGGAGCATACACATTGTTGATGTAGATACACAGACTGTAGTTCGTAGGTTATATGGACACAGGAATCAAGTGTCAGATATTTCATTCAGTCATGATTCAAGATGGTTGATTAGCTCATCACTTGATAAGACTGTGAGGACATGGGACATTCCATCAAGTGCTTGTGTGGATTGCTTTTCACTGCCAATTCCAGCAACTTCTCTGGCCATGTCTCCAGTTGGTGATTTCTTAGCTACCATACATGCAGATAAGCTGGGTGTTTATCTTTGGTCTAACCAGGGATGTTATCATCACTTGTCTCTTCGTCCACTGCCGCAAGACTTTGAGGCTAGTATTGTGGGCTTACCATCAACAGCTGCAGATGCATCTCACTTACCTCCTAAAGAAGGTGAAGAGTTAGCAGAACTGCCCAAAGAAGATGAGATCGATGATGGTGAAGAATATAAGAGTCCTGAACAAATATCTGAAGAACTTGTGACACTGGCATTACTCCCTACATCAAGGTGGTTGAATTTGTTAAATTTGGATGttatcaagaagaaaaataagccaACAGAAGTGAAAATTCCAAAGGCGGCACCTTTCTTTTTGCCAACTGTTCCAGGACTTGAATTCAAATTTGCAtcagaagaaaagacagacagtgaTAAAACAAAGGTGAAAGTTGCAAGATCATTTGAAGTGTTAACAGACTTTGGAAAAAAATTGAAAGCAGGGGAGTTTCATGAATCCCTGAGAATGTTGATAGAAATGGGACCCTCTGGAATTGAGGTAGAAATTCGCAGCCTTGACCCTGACATTGGTGGATCAGAAGATCTCCTCCTCAAGTTTTTGGAGATGATCAAGTTTGCATTGGATAGAAATATGTACTTTGAAGCTGTCCAGGGATATTTGAGTTTATTCTTGAAACTCCATGCAGAATATGTTATGAGTAATGGAAATGTACGCGAGACTTGTGAAACATTAGCGGGCGTGCAAGGAAAAGCTTGGAATAGTGTGTGTGAGGAAATTGACCAAACTCTAGCTCTTGTATCATATTTCAAGAATGCTGCTCTGATTAACTTCTAG